From uncultured Roseateles sp., the proteins below share one genomic window:
- a CDS encoding oligosaccharide flippase family protein, whose translation MLASSRNLIDLASLFASKTGGLFVALMLLPLIAGELGPARFGIVTVIIAVQTFFTVADFGVSAYLVREMAVPGRAATTLLSAWHGLEKLLLAGFAGLSLIAAVIAYLRFQEADQVALTLGTALLVVVTVLQNVAYSCLVARKDYLTSSAAQSIFVLLRAGLSLLGLRYLSNSVEAFVLIQAIVLALHLAVSRRMLKKSLHRGALPLAAAHAVETVSLRSLFLAVRPLALAGIAGAAVTQIDKPLIAALVSPAAVSYYFLAYSLCSTPAGILAGPIAQFFQPRTVALLSHANEADQVRGMRNFSLALAGAVVVPALAMWLFRRPLVDLWLPSGHDNRLIAEYAAILLPAFTLGALGYVPVILLISAGEYRFHARTALFQAILTLLLLLIGSSLGRIDLVCWVYAAHFLLSYLLYLARALMLPTTRRMAQAAMHVQLLTTIPLIGLGWILSRVLG comes from the coding sequence ATGCTCGCCAGCTCGCGCAACCTGATCGACTTGGCCTCGCTGTTTGCCAGCAAGACGGGCGGCCTGTTTGTCGCCCTGATGCTGCTACCCCTGATAGCAGGGGAGTTGGGGCCGGCCCGATTCGGCATCGTCACCGTGATCATTGCGGTGCAAACCTTTTTCACCGTCGCCGACTTTGGCGTATCGGCCTATCTGGTTCGCGAGATGGCCGTTCCGGGCAGAGCGGCCACAACCCTGCTCTCAGCCTGGCATGGCCTGGAGAAGCTGCTGCTGGCAGGTTTTGCCGGCCTGTCCCTGATCGCGGCGGTAATCGCCTACCTGCGCTTTCAGGAGGCTGATCAGGTGGCGCTGACCCTGGGTACGGCGCTGCTGGTGGTGGTCACCGTGTTGCAAAACGTGGCCTATAGCTGCCTGGTGGCGCGCAAGGACTACCTGACTTCAAGCGCGGCGCAGTCGATCTTCGTTCTGCTGCGCGCAGGCCTCAGCCTGCTGGGCCTGCGCTACCTGTCGAATTCGGTCGAGGCCTTTGTGTTGATTCAAGCCATCGTGCTGGCCCTTCACCTGGCCGTCAGCCGCAGGATGCTCAAAAAGTCGCTGCACCGCGGCGCCTTGCCGCTCGCGGCTGCGCACGCGGTCGAGACGGTCAGCCTGCGCTCCTTGTTTCTTGCCGTCCGCCCGCTCGCCCTGGCGGGCATCGCCGGTGCGGCGGTGACGCAGATCGACAAACCCTTGATCGCGGCACTGGTGTCCCCTGCAGCCGTGAGCTACTACTTCCTGGCGTACTCGCTGTGCAGCACGCCGGCCGGCATCCTGGCCGGCCCGATCGCGCAGTTCTTTCAGCCTCGCACCGTGGCCTTGCTCAGCCATGCCAACGAGGCCGACCAGGTCAGGGGCATGCGCAACTTCAGTCTGGCGCTGGCCGGTGCAGTGGTAGTCCCTGCCCTGGCCATGTGGCTGTTCAGGCGCCCTCTGGTCGATCTGTGGCTGCCCTCGGGGCATGACAATCGCCTGATTGCCGAGTACGCCGCCATCCTGCTGCCGGCCTTCACCCTGGGGGCCCTGGGCTATGTGCCGGTGATTCTGCTGATCTCGGCCGGGGAGTACCGTTTCCACGCCCGCACCGCCCTGTTCCAGGCCATTCTGACCCTGCTGCTGCTGCTGATCGGCTCCAGCCTGGGGCGCATCGATCTGGTCTGCTGGGTCTATGCCGCTCACTTCCTTTTGTCCTATCTGCTCTATCTGGCCCGCGCGCTGATGCTGCCCACGACCCGGCGCATGGCGCAAGCGGCCATGCATGTGCAGCTCTTGACCACCATTCCCCTGATCGGACTCGGCTGGATACTCAGCCGTGTCCTAGGCTAG
- a CDS encoding glycosyltransferase, with the protein MTLVSVVIPTRNRPDCLLCAVRIALRHLPEAEIIVSDNSDSDALRGKLAGEIASGRVRYVYSNEHLSVVDNFERTLQMATGAYIAFIGDDDSIGPGLWQIAEWAQRESVEAVVSYTDAFVASYFWPGVRSKYFGLGYSAKLFVNAFDGAAEPIDGRRALSHVASRFGGGLGSLPRAYHGLVSRQLLDRIRARHGHVFGGVSPDIFSATLITAEARKAYVVNYPFLIPGASATSTAGQGAERSDRAGLRDTDHISRFGAGLRWDPRIPEFYSPHTVWAFSLQKALDELPERAVTPSYARLYARCLLFSRAYRAPTLQAIRHWAADHGKVRAWLSITFCAGQELLELVARVGKRLLHPRPGGSATAYGDLPTMEVAYQALEQHIASRHITLQLPSTGLERRP; encoded by the coding sequence GTGACGCTGGTCTCGGTGGTGATCCCGACCCGCAATCGGCCCGACTGCCTGCTGTGCGCGGTGCGCATCGCGCTGCGGCACTTGCCCGAGGCGGAGATCATCGTGTCCGACAACAGCGACAGCGATGCGCTGCGAGGCAAGCTGGCCGGGGAGATCGCCAGCGGCCGCGTCCGCTATGTCTACAGCAACGAGCACCTCAGCGTCGTGGACAACTTCGAGCGCACCTTGCAGATGGCGACGGGTGCCTACATCGCCTTCATCGGCGACGACGACAGCATAGGCCCCGGCCTCTGGCAGATCGCCGAATGGGCGCAACGCGAATCGGTCGAGGCGGTCGTGTCCTACACCGACGCCTTTGTCGCCAGTTACTTCTGGCCTGGCGTGCGCTCCAAATACTTCGGGCTGGGTTACTCGGCCAAGCTGTTCGTCAATGCCTTCGACGGTGCGGCTGAGCCCATCGATGGCCGGCGGGCGCTGAGCCACGTGGCCAGCCGCTTCGGCGGCGGCCTCGGCAGCCTGCCACGCGCCTATCACGGCCTGGTGTCGCGCCAGCTGCTGGATCGCATCCGTGCGCGGCACGGCCATGTGTTCGGCGGCGTCAGCCCCGACATCTTCAGTGCCACCCTGATCACCGCCGAGGCCCGCAAGGCCTATGTCGTCAACTATCCCTTCCTGATTCCGGGCGCCTCTGCCACCAGCACGGCCGGCCAGGGCGCCGAACGGTCCGACCGAGCCGGCCTGCGCGACACCGATCACATTTCCCGCTTCGGTGCGGGCCTGCGCTGGGACCCGCGCATTCCCGAGTTCTACTCGCCGCACACGGTCTGGGCCTTTTCGCTGCAGAAAGCGCTCGACGAGTTGCCCGAGCGGGCCGTCACGCCCTCCTATGCCCGCCTGTACGCCCGCTGCCTGCTGTTCAGCCGCGCCTATCGCGCGCCCACGCTGCAGGCCATCCGGCATTGGGCTGCCGACCATGGCAAGGTGCGAGCTTGGTTGAGCATCACCTTCTGCGCCGGCCAGGAATTGCTGGAGCTGGTGGCACGGGTTGGCAAGCGATTGCTGCATCCACGCCCCGGCGGTAGCGCCACCGCCTACGGTGATCTGCCAACCATGGAGGTCGCCTACCAGGCGCTGGAGCAACACATCGCCTCCCGGCACATCACCCTGCAACTGCCATCCACCGGTCTGGAGCGCAGGCCGTGA
- a CDS encoding glycosyltransferase, protein MTGQAARPTVLVPTRYFHPAYKAGGVARSLANLTEALAEHFRFVICCGHTDIDGTPHHQPGDTAIVHGAEVHYTLPGSLQGLRQWQALQRQAHQLLYLNSSFDPWFSLLPAMLRRRDDAPLLIAPRGEFASSALAIKPGKKRLALKLMAATGLQRGARWQASTGREAEDIAAVLRAFGFNAPAPDIAMDIPGAPPSAQPELERRQHESRPLRLVLVARIAPIKNLRFALQVLQQAGVAASLDIIGPVEDAVYWADCQRLIEGLPSRVTVRQLGSLPPQEITAALPGYDLFFLPTQGENFGHAIHEAMAAGLPALISDQTPWRDLQGSLAGWDLPLELESFAQALRQFDAMDPPARQTLRDGSRRLAAGAGREAAIQAHIQLFSGLMQAPHRT, encoded by the coding sequence GTGACTGGACAGGCTGCACGCCCGACCGTGCTGGTGCCGACACGCTATTTCCATCCGGCCTACAAGGCCGGCGGGGTCGCACGTTCGCTGGCCAATCTGACCGAGGCCTTGGCTGAGCACTTTCGTTTCGTGATCTGCTGCGGCCATACCGATATCGACGGCACACCGCACCACCAGCCAGGGGACACCGCCATCGTGCATGGCGCCGAGGTCCACTACACCCTGCCGGGCTCGCTGCAGGGCCTGCGCCAGTGGCAGGCCTTGCAGCGTCAAGCGCATCAGCTGCTCTATCTGAACAGCAGCTTCGACCCCTGGTTTTCGCTGCTGCCGGCGATGCTGCGCCGCCGCGACGACGCACCGCTGCTGATCGCGCCACGCGGCGAGTTTGCGTCCTCGGCCCTGGCCATCAAGCCTGGCAAGAAGCGCCTGGCCTTGAAGCTGATGGCGGCGACCGGGCTGCAGCGCGGTGCTCGCTGGCAGGCCTCGACCGGACGCGAGGCCGAGGACATCGCCGCGGTCTTGCGGGCCTTCGGCTTCAACGCCCCCGCGCCGGACATCGCCATGGATATCCCGGGCGCGCCACCATCGGCACAGCCCGAGCTTGAGCGGCGCCAACACGAAAGCCGGCCCCTGCGTCTGGTGCTGGTGGCCCGCATCGCACCTATCAAGAATCTGCGCTTCGCGCTGCAGGTGTTGCAGCAGGCTGGTGTGGCGGCCAGCCTGGACATCATCGGCCCGGTCGAGGACGCCGTCTATTGGGCCGACTGCCAGCGGCTGATCGAGGGACTGCCCAGCCGTGTCACCGTGCGCCAGTTGGGCAGCCTGCCGCCGCAAGAGATCACCGCGGCCCTGCCCGGCTACGATCTGTTCTTCCTGCCCACACAGGGTGAGAACTTCGGCCATGCCATCCATGAGGCGATGGCGGCCGGGCTGCCGGCCTTGATCAGCGACCAGACGCCCTGGCGCGACCTGCAAGGCAGTCTCGCGGGCTGGGATCTGCCCTTGGAGCTGGAATCCTTCGCCCAGGCGCTCAGGCAATTCGACGCCATGGACCCGCCGGCCCGCCAGACGCTGCGCGATGGCTCACGGCGCTTGGCCGCCGGTGCGGGACGGGAGGCGGCGATCCAGGCCCATATCCAGCTGTTTTCCGGGCTGATGCAAGCTCCGCACCGCACATGA
- a CDS encoding glycosyltransferase family 4 protein, with the protein MNKAILADLEQVKGLRLLVVSQYFHPEDFRVNGLVERLTELGAEVTVLTGLPNYPSGTVHPGYGWKGPWTQSLFGAKVLRVPMVARGSSGRLRLVLNYVSYAFSACLLGPARLRGARFDAILVFQTSPVLAVAPALLIGSIKRAPVLTWVLDIWPESLQVVGIAPTSPIYRVAGRLSDWLYGKCSRLLLQSSAYLPILRQRRMPEQALVDFPNYAEDLYSSTVASEGPPAELTGILKPGHLTLMYAGNIGEAQGLEAVLEAAHQLKQEGAPFTWVFLGDGRGLPALRRRVAELGLEGEIHLLGRFPQQRMPGFFACADAMLVSLKASQIAALTVPGRIQSFLAAGKPIIATIQGEAANLIARSSSGLVSEPDNTQALLANLRRFAEMSGQARQRMGENGQQYFQAHFRLDGVVARLMATIRHATQR; encoded by the coding sequence ATGAACAAGGCCATCCTTGCCGATCTGGAGCAGGTCAAGGGCCTGCGTCTGCTGGTCGTCAGCCAGTATTTCCATCCCGAGGACTTCCGCGTCAACGGTCTGGTAGAGCGTCTCACCGAGTTGGGTGCCGAGGTCACCGTGCTGACCGGCCTGCCCAACTACCCCAGCGGCACCGTTCACCCGGGCTACGGCTGGAAGGGGCCATGGACACAGTCGCTGTTCGGCGCCAAGGTGTTGCGCGTGCCCATGGTGGCCAGAGGCAGCTCGGGGCGGCTGAGGCTGGTGCTGAACTATGTGAGCTATGCCTTCAGCGCCTGCCTGCTGGGACCGGCGCGGCTGCGCGGCGCGCGCTTTGACGCCATTCTGGTGTTCCAGACCAGCCCGGTGCTGGCCGTGGCGCCGGCTCTGCTGATCGGATCGATCAAGCGCGCTCCGGTGCTGACCTGGGTGCTGGACATCTGGCCCGAGAGCCTGCAGGTCGTGGGCATAGCGCCGACATCGCCGATCTACCGTGTCGCCGGCCGTCTGTCCGACTGGCTTTACGGCAAGTGCAGCCGGCTGCTGCTGCAGTCCAGCGCCTACCTGCCCATACTGCGGCAACGCCGCATGCCCGAGCAGGCGCTGGTGGACTTCCCCAACTACGCCGAAGACCTCTACAGCAGCACGGTGGCCTCCGAAGGCCCACCGGCAGAACTGACCGGCATCCTGAAGCCCGGACACCTGACGCTGATGTACGCCGGCAATATCGGCGAAGCGCAGGGCCTTGAAGCGGTGCTGGAGGCGGCGCACCAGCTCAAGCAGGAAGGCGCCCCCTTCACCTGGGTGTTTCTGGGAGATGGGCGCGGCCTGCCCGCGCTGCGCCGCCGCGTCGCCGAGCTCGGCCTGGAGGGCGAGATCCACCTGCTGGGCCGCTTTCCTCAGCAGCGCATGCCGGGTTTCTTTGCCTGCGCCGATGCGATGCTGGTGTCGCTGAAAGCCTCGCAAATCGCGGCGCTGACCGTGCCCGGACGCATCCAGTCCTTTCTGGCCGCCGGCAAACCGATCATCGCCACCATCCAGGGCGAGGCCGCCAATCTGATCGCGCGCAGCAGCAGCGGACTGGTCAGCGAGCCCGACAATACCCAGGCCCTGCTGGCCAATCTGCGCCGCTTCGCCGAGATGTCCGGGCAGGCACGCCAGCGAATGGGCGAAAATGGCCAACAATACTTCCAAGCGCATTTCCGGCTGGACGGCGTGGTGGCACGCCTGATGGCGACGATTCGACATGCAACGCAACGCTGA
- a CDS encoding NAD-dependent epimerase/dehydratase family protein: MKRIAITGAAGLLGWHAFCALTAQGGATPIRIARATFEDEQALAEALQGCDAVLHCAGVNRADPDVVETANPRIAQQLVDALERTGTRAHIVYTNSTQAGSDTPYGRSKQQAAQIMGQWCAQRELPFTNLIVPNVFGEGGKPFYNSVVSTFCHQLARGEQPSVLVDRELSLVHALDVAEAMLAALDPVASGTQGFEGTTLRVSDLLAKLQGLSNTYARGELPLVAEPFDRALFNTYRSYLYPDRYPTSLTPRTDQRGRLVEVVRAHGGGQTFVSTTRPGITRGNHYHLRKIERFVVLQGQATIRLRKLGDEQVQTFDVSGDAPVVVDIPTLHTHNITNTGDTELTTLFWTNEFFDPACPDTFPMIV; encoded by the coding sequence ATGAAGAGAATTGCAATTACCGGCGCTGCAGGACTGCTCGGATGGCACGCTTTCTGCGCGCTGACCGCGCAGGGGGGCGCAACGCCGATACGCATCGCCCGGGCCACCTTCGAGGACGAGCAGGCCCTGGCCGAGGCGCTGCAGGGTTGCGATGCGGTGCTGCACTGCGCCGGTGTCAATCGCGCCGACCCGGATGTGGTTGAGACGGCCAATCCACGCATTGCCCAGCAATTGGTCGATGCCCTGGAGCGGACGGGCACGCGCGCTCACATCGTCTATACCAACTCGACCCAGGCCGGCAGCGATACGCCCTATGGCCGGTCCAAGCAGCAGGCGGCGCAGATCATGGGGCAGTGGTGCGCTCAGCGCGAGCTGCCCTTCACCAATCTGATCGTGCCCAATGTCTTTGGCGAAGGTGGCAAGCCCTTCTACAACTCGGTGGTCTCGACCTTTTGCCACCAGTTGGCCCGGGGCGAGCAGCCGTCGGTACTGGTGGATCGCGAGCTGTCACTGGTCCATGCCCTTGACGTGGCCGAGGCCATGCTGGCGGCGCTGGACCCTGTCGCCTCGGGCACCCAGGGCTTCGAAGGCACGACCTTGCGGGTGAGCGATCTGCTGGCCAAGCTGCAGGGGCTGTCGAACACCTATGCCCGGGGTGAACTGCCCCTGGTGGCCGAGCCCTTCGATCGCGCGCTGTTCAACACCTACCGCTCCTATCTCTATCCAGACAGGTACCCCACCTCGCTGACGCCCCGTACCGATCAGCGCGGGCGGCTGGTGGAAGTCGTCAGGGCACATGGCGGGGGCCAGACCTTTGTCTCCACCACCCGGCCCGGCATCACCCGAGGCAATCACTACCACCTGCGCAAGATCGAGCGCTTCGTGGTGCTGCAGGGCCAGGCCACGATTCGCCTGCGCAAGCTAGGCGACGAGCAGGTGCAGACCTTCGATGTGAGCGGCGACGCACCGGTGGTGGTGGACATTCCCACCCTGCACACCCACAACATCACCAACACCGGCGACACCGAGCTGACCACGCTGTTCTGGACCAACGAGTTCTTCGATCCGGCCTGTCCCGACACTTTTCCGATGATCGTCTGA
- a CDS encoding polysaccharide biosynthesis protein, whose product MLDNKVLMITGGTGSFGNAVLQRMLNTGLREIRIFSRDEKKQEDMRIALKNDRVKFYIGDVRDPDAVSDCMQGVNFVYHAAALKQVPSCEFYPMEAVKTNVIGAENVIRAAIRHEVSKVVVLSTDKAVYPINAMGLSKAMMEKVMVANSRLCDPGKTVLCATRYGNVMASRGSVIPLFLNQIKTGQALTLTDPNMTRFLMSLEESVDLVLFAFENARPGDIFVQKAPASTVGDLAQAMKELLKADTPINIIGTRHGEKLYESLVSREEMARADDMGGYYRIPADARDLNYNKYFVEGEAAITSFEDYTSHNTERLDVEGVKRTLLGLELIQEAVNA is encoded by the coding sequence ATGCTCGACAACAAAGTTCTCATGATCACCGGTGGCACCGGCTCCTTCGGCAATGCGGTGCTGCAACGCATGCTGAACACCGGCCTGCGCGAGATCCGCATCTTCAGCCGCGACGAGAAGAAGCAGGAAGACATGCGCATCGCGCTAAAAAACGACCGTGTCAAGTTCTACATCGGCGACGTACGCGACCCGGACGCGGTCAGCGACTGCATGCAGGGAGTCAACTTCGTCTATCACGCGGCGGCGCTCAAGCAGGTGCCGTCCTGTGAGTTCTATCCGATGGAGGCGGTCAAGACCAACGTCATCGGGGCCGAGAACGTGATACGTGCGGCCATCCGCCACGAGGTCAGCAAGGTGGTGGTGCTGAGCACCGACAAGGCGGTCTACCCGATCAATGCCATGGGTCTGTCCAAGGCAATGATGGAAAAGGTCATGGTCGCCAACTCGCGGCTGTGCGACCCCGGCAAGACCGTGCTCTGCGCCACCCGTTACGGCAATGTGATGGCCTCGCGCGGCTCGGTGATCCCGCTGTTCCTGAACCAGATCAAGACCGGCCAGGCACTGACCCTGACCGATCCGAACATGACACGCTTCCTGATGTCGCTGGAAGAATCGGTCGATCTGGTGCTGTTCGCTTTCGAGAACGCCCGCCCGGGCGACATCTTCGTGCAGAAGGCGCCGGCCTCGACCGTCGGCGATCTGGCCCAGGCGATGAAGGAGCTGCTGAAGGCCGACACACCGATCAACATCATCGGCACCCGCCATGGCGAGAAGCTCTACGAATCGCTGGTGTCCCGCGAAGAAATGGCACGCGCCGACGACATGGGCGGCTACTACCGCATCCCCGCCGATGCCCGCGACCTGAACTACAACAAGTACTTCGTCGAGGGCGAGGCCGCCATCACCTCGTTCGAGGACTACACCTCGCACAATACCGAGCGACTTGATGTCGAGGGCGTGAAGCGCACCCTGCTAGGCCTCGAGTTGATCCAGGAGGCCGTCAATGCTTAA
- the wecB gene encoding UDP-N-acetylglucosamine 2-epimerase (non-hydrolyzing), whose translation MLKVMTVVGTRPEIIRLSRVITALDKHTRHVLVHTGQNYDYELNEVFFKDLGLRAPDHFLECAGKTAAETIGNVIVASERVMLQEKPDALLVLGDTNSCMAAITAKRHRIPIFHMEAGNRCFDFRVPEEINRRIVDHVADINLTYSEIARGYLLREGMAPDQVIRTGSPMREILNHHAAAIDASDVLERMALGEHNYFLVSAHREENVDDLGNLQRLLGILDGLASRFDMPVVVSTHPRTRKRIEQLNHTPHAKVSFCKPFGFLDYVRLQKSARVVLSDSGTITEESSILNFPALNIRESHERPEGFEEAAVMLTGLRLERVMQAVDILADQPRGEQRLLHMVRDYQVDNVSDKVLRIILSYTDFVRRRVWHEA comes from the coding sequence ATGCTTAAGGTCATGACGGTCGTCGGCACGCGGCCGGAAATCATCCGCCTGTCGCGCGTGATCACCGCGCTGGACAAGCACACCCGGCATGTGCTGGTGCACACCGGCCAGAACTACGACTACGAGCTCAACGAAGTGTTCTTCAAGGATCTCGGCCTGCGCGCGCCGGATCACTTCCTTGAGTGCGCGGGCAAGACCGCTGCCGAAACCATAGGCAATGTGATCGTGGCCTCGGAGCGGGTGATGCTGCAGGAGAAGCCCGACGCCCTGCTGGTGCTGGGCGACACCAACAGCTGCATGGCGGCGATCACCGCCAAGCGCCACCGCATCCCGATCTTCCACATGGAGGCGGGCAACCGCTGCTTCGATTTCCGCGTCCCGGAAGAGATCAACCGCCGCATCGTCGACCATGTCGCCGACATCAACCTGACCTACAGCGAGATCGCCCGCGGCTATCTGCTGCGCGAAGGCATGGCGCCCGACCAGGTGATACGCACCGGCAGCCCGATGCGCGAGATACTGAACCATCATGCGGCCGCGATCGATGCGTCCGACGTGCTGGAGCGCATGGCGCTGGGCGAACACAACTACTTCCTGGTCAGCGCTCACCGCGAGGAGAATGTCGACGACCTGGGCAATCTGCAGCGTCTGCTGGGCATTCTCGACGGTCTGGCGTCTCGCTTCGACATGCCGGTGGTGGTGTCCACCCACCCCCGCACCCGCAAGCGCATCGAGCAGTTGAACCACACACCGCATGCCAAGGTGAGCTTCTGCAAGCCCTTCGGCTTCCTGGACTATGTGAGGCTGCAGAAGAGCGCACGCGTGGTGCTGTCAGACAGCGGCACCATCACCGAGGAGTCATCGATACTGAACTTCCCGGCCCTCAATATCCGCGAGTCGCACGAGCGCCCCGAGGGTTTCGAGGAGGCGGCCGTGATGCTGACGGGCCTGAGACTGGAGCGCGTGATGCAGGCCGTCGATATCCTGGCCGATCAGCCTCGCGGCGAGCAGCGCCTGCTGCATATGGTGCGCGACTACCAGGTCGACAATGTGTCGGACAAGGTGCTGCGCATCATCCTAAGCTACACCGACTTCGTCCGCCGACGCGTCTGGCACGAGGCCTGA
- a CDS encoding glycosyltransferase: MSKLPLVSIVIPAYNQAEYLQAAIDSVLAQDYPELELCVINDGSSDQTAEILALYADRALCLSQDNSGQAATLNRGWNMCRGELLGYLSSDDKLHPEAISTLVKALSHAPQCQVAYPDYDLIDARGNLIKTIVAEDFSLPRLTEELVCQPGPGALFRREVLLRVGGWNSAFRLVPDFEFWLRAATLGPFLHVSGVLAQYRVHDGSASFRPASSNAAGEIVRAIASFWGSTDTHPARRARSNAYLISAKTHALSGRPGHMLMALWQAAKLKPGLLLTPRAWRIALSGAYRRVQQRSERFQSRAVH; the protein is encoded by the coding sequence ATGAGCAAACTCCCTCTGGTCAGCATCGTCATCCCTGCGTACAACCAGGCCGAGTATCTGCAGGCCGCCATCGATAGCGTCTTGGCCCAGGATTACCCCGAACTGGAGCTTTGCGTGATCAACGATGGATCGAGCGACCAGACTGCCGAGATATTGGCGCTTTACGCCGATCGCGCCCTATGCCTGAGTCAGGACAACAGTGGCCAGGCCGCCACCCTGAACAGGGGTTGGAACATGTGCCGCGGCGAGTTGCTGGGCTACTTGAGCTCCGATGACAAATTGCATCCCGAGGCCATCAGCACCCTGGTCAAGGCCCTGTCTCATGCGCCGCAGTGTCAGGTCGCCTATCCCGACTACGACCTGATCGACGCCCGGGGCAATCTGATCAAGACGATCGTGGCGGAAGACTTTTCCTTGCCACGGTTGACCGAGGAACTGGTCTGCCAGCCCGGGCCGGGTGCGCTGTTCCGGCGCGAGGTGCTGCTCCGTGTGGGGGGGTGGAACAGCGCATTCCGCCTGGTGCCTGACTTCGAATTCTGGCTGCGCGCCGCCACGCTGGGGCCGTTTCTCCATGTGTCAGGAGTGCTCGCCCAGTACCGTGTGCATGACGGCTCGGCTTCATTCCGTCCGGCCTCCAGCAACGCCGCCGGAGAAATTGTGCGCGCGATAGCGTCGTTCTGGGGCAGCACAGACACCCACCCTGCCAGGCGTGCACGCTCCAACGCCTATCTGATCTCGGCCAAGACGCATGCGCTGTCCGGACGCCCGGGCCATATGCTGATGGCCCTCTGGCAGGCGGCGAAGTTGAAACCGGGCCTGTTGCTGACGCCCAGGGCCTGGCGCATTGCCTTGTCAGGGGCCTATCGCCGCGTCCAGCAACGGTCCGAGCGTTTTCAATCGCGGGCGGTGCATTGA
- a CDS encoding class I SAM-dependent methyltransferase encodes MSVSFRDPDGFVQDDGQRIQRFIRPESAAATKDFLGSALYQSLVAAGQLIPAQDLQTKADGSLQLSHPRVPLPSYAFEWTPAMLADAALLTLDIQAAAWAAGWTLKDAAASNVLFDNCRAVFCDLLSFRRREEADQAGWVAYGQFVRNFVLPLLAVGKFGRTPRDVFLASRDGLRASEVAPFLPWHSHLGLSMLLHVSLPAWFERRRITSRANAAKPGSGTASRPGRHDASDWLLGDLRKFVQRLRQQRGATTSWSHYTENREHYGNSELGSKCAAVKAVLDGGHFSRVLDIGANSGEFSRLAVAAGCSVVALDNDLSALDELHQRAAQEGLPIQCLHANFARPTPATGWRNGETMGLAQRLRGQFDLVLMLAVIHHLAVSERLPLAQVFEEVAGHCSHSLLIEFVPLSDPRFIEIAGPNIELYKHWSLDGFIAAALPWFRLVRSLPIAGGSERQLLLLEKTA; translated from the coding sequence ATGAGTGTGAGTTTCCGGGATCCTGACGGTTTTGTTCAGGATGATGGCCAGCGGATCCAGCGCTTCATACGCCCCGAAAGCGCCGCGGCCACAAAGGACTTTCTGGGCAGTGCGCTCTATCAGTCGCTCGTTGCCGCCGGCCAGCTCATTCCTGCGCAAGACCTGCAAACGAAGGCGGACGGCAGCCTTCAGCTGTCGCATCCCCGGGTTCCGCTGCCCAGCTATGCCTTCGAGTGGACACCGGCCATGCTGGCGGATGCCGCACTCCTCACTCTGGACATCCAGGCCGCCGCGTGGGCAGCCGGCTGGACACTGAAGGACGCGGCCGCAAGCAATGTGCTGTTCGACAACTGCCGCGCCGTGTTTTGCGACCTGCTGTCATTCCGTCGCCGCGAGGAGGCCGATCAGGCCGGTTGGGTGGCCTACGGCCAATTCGTCCGCAACTTCGTGCTGCCGCTGCTGGCAGTGGGCAAGTTCGGGCGCACACCTCGCGATGTGTTCCTGGCCTCGCGTGATGGCCTGCGCGCCTCCGAGGTCGCGCCCTTCCTGCCCTGGCACAGTCATCTGGGCTTGTCGATGCTGCTGCATGTGTCGCTGCCCGCCTGGTTCGAGCGCCGACGCATCACAAGCCGAGCCAATGCAGCAAAGCCAGGTTCCGGGACTGCGAGTCGGCCCGGGCGCCATGACGCCAGCGACTGGCTGCTGGGCGACCTGCGCAAGTTTGTGCAAAGGCTGAGGCAGCAGCGCGGTGCCACCACGTCCTGGAGCCACTACACCGAGAATCGTGAGCACTACGGCAACAGTGAACTGGGCAGCAAGTGCGCGGCTGTCAAGGCCGTGCTCGATGGGGGTCACTTCTCGCGCGTGCTGGACATCGGTGCCAACAGCGGAGAATTCTCGCGTCTGGCAGTGGCCGCCGGCTGCAGCGTCGTGGCCCTCGACAACGATCTGAGTGCGCTCGACGAGTTGCATCAGCGTGCCGCGCAGGAGGGGTTGCCGATCCAGTGCCTGCATGCCAACTTTGCCCGACCGACACCTGCCACCGGTTGGCGCAACGGCGAGACGATGGGCTTGGCGCAGCGCCTGCGAGGGCAGTTCGATCTGGTGCTGATGCTGGCGGTGATACACCACCTGGCGGTCAGTGAGCGTCTACCGCTGGCGCAGGTGTTCGAAGAAGTCGCCGGCCATTGCAGCCACAGCCTGCTGATCGAGTTTGTGCCCCTGAGCGATCCGCGCTTTATCGAAATCGCCGGGCCTAACATCGAACTGTACAAACACTGGAGCCTCGATGGCTTCATTGCCGCTGCCTTGCCCTGGTTCAGGCTGGTGCGCTCGTTGCCCATTGCTGGCGGCAGTGAGCGGCAGTTGTTGCTGCTGGAAAAGACGGCCTGA